In a genomic window of Gigantopelta aegis isolate Gae_Host chromosome 9, Gae_host_genome, whole genome shotgun sequence:
- the LOC121380346 gene encoding ankyrin repeat and zinc finger domain-containing protein 1-like, protein MMDSNVTKSPKNLVRKTTDSYSSCMLYDDEVKEKLKGIAFATYNPNTDCCYSLNLDPPDVPDNCQHRHHHYHHKHVISEKMACNCCSVEFSCRHDQRDHYKSDWHRYNLKLKLKALSSVSEEDFERIAGDVSSISGSEESSDSDAESDRSVCGGRVKTRPMPIPGHVHSSPSHSGTDSESETSTTWEWNMRKYPKVYFRNMLGEILSLYRCLLYHKKKPPSSQSVLLTTAVALPQHTKWAIFMAAGGHFAGAVFDGETLVTHKTFHRYVVRAKRGSAQGSRDSQGNAPRSAGASLRRYNEAALAQEVQDLIVSWSDHIKKCDLIFLRAPSFNRPIFYGGKNALFKKDDTRIRTIPFATRRPTLNEVKRVYQMLASVEFYGNESDIKDFIPVSPVRRFSHETGKLEVVSDDKLKNLPWRSQDKDNTSLLAASPKRLNPDDSSPKNVADFVKAIPDHVIQDDSHRSSSTSASETELVEVVETSSTLHLQEFDHTPKPRKKKSKRKRHPSKHQLEPDGDVFAEEKYHLRNSLYTACKVGDVELLKNLLAVFKVMSGNKDGDDVTSVSGNREPDIINSEVLEQNSNVEEHHGGNSNKNSVDNCENVSHDMNQMKSADLVENASSTDTCDKIPSDSVNSVDFTHDNTSVNCPQSLVPEVCVKNTENEDATDLKQAPEEGNQSIPNTVPVIQEKDPSCDTYVPSGKSNSSLKKPSLLSSSPSRQKSEGTRLSELSPLMAADILNEPFGDNETTLLHVSSRCGHSALISLLLNAGADPSVREKSGKVPYFIASTKETRNEFRRFMASHPDKYDYVKAQVPCPLTADMEAERKQKDLEKKKILKKIKNEKMKEKKAEMAIQRKEVEEQRRFLSLSDREKRALVADKRLVEQLKTQGEAVPVLSRCWQCGSDMTGKIPFQYFDYKFCNSKCLQTHRKQAKS, encoded by the exons ATGATGGATTCCAATGTTACAAAATCGCCCAAGAATTTGGTGAGAAAAACGACTGACAGTTACTCATCTTGTATGCTGTATGATGATGAAGTCAAAGAAAAGCTGAAGGGAATAGCTTTTGCTACATACAATCCAAATACTGACTGTTGTTATAGCCTTAATTTGGATCCCCCAG ATGTTCCTGATAACTGCCAGCATCGTcaccatcattaccatcacAAACATGTGATTTCTGAAAAGATGGCCTGTAACTGTTGCAGTGTTGAATTTTCATGCAGACATGACCAG AGAGATCATTATAAATCAGACTGGCACAGATACAACTTGAAGCTCAAACTGAAAGCTCTAAGCTCTGTTTCTGAAGAAGACTTTGAAAGAATTGCAG GGGACGTGTCGAGCATCTCTGGATCTGAAGAGAGTTCCGACTCTGACGCTGAAAGTGACCGCAGTGTTTGTGGTGGGAGAGTGAAGACGAGGCCGATGCCGATTCCTGGTCACGTGCATAGCTCCCCGTCTCACAGTGGCACAGACAGCGAGTCTGAGACATCCACCACATGGGAATGGAACATGCGCAAATATCCTAAAGTCTACTTCAGAAACATGTTGGGAGAAATTCTTTCTCTTTATCGTTGTCTTCTCTATCACAAGAAG AAGCCTCCATCATCTCAGTCTGTCTTGTTGACTACTGCAGTGGCTCTTCCACAACACACTAAGTGGGCAATTTTTATGGCTGCAGGCGGCCATTTTGCTGGTGCTGTATTTGATGG TGAAACTCTGGTAACACACAAGACATTTCATCGCTATGTGGTGCGAGCTAAACGGGGCAGTGCTCAGGGAAGCAGGGACAGTCAAGGAAATGCTCCACGGTCAGCAGGGGCAAGTCTCAGGCGGTACAACGAGGCAGCACTAGCCCAG GAAGTCCAAGATCTGATAGTGTCCTGGTCAGATCATATCAAGAAGTGTGATTTAATCTTTCTACGAGCTCCAAGCTTCAATAGACCAATCTTTTATGGAGGCAAAAATGCTTTGTTCAAGAAAGATGATACGAGGATTCGAACAATACCATTTGCAACAAGGCGTCCCACCTTGAATGAAGTTAAACGAGTTTACCAGATGTTGGCATCAGTAGAATTTTATG GTAATGAAAGCGATATTAAGGATTTTATTCCAGTGTCGCCTGTTAGACGTTTTAGTCATGAAACAGGAAAACTGGAGGTTGTTTCAGATGATAAGCTTAAAAACTTACCATGGAGATCACAAGACAAAGACAACACATCACTACTGGCAGCATCACCAAAAAGACTCAACCCTGATGATTCTAGTccaaaaaatgtagcagattttgtTAAAGCGATTCCTG ACCATGTTATTCAAGATGACAGCCATCGATCATCGTCAACATCTGCTAGTGAGACAGAGTTAGTTGAAGTGGTGGAAACCAGCAGCACACTGCATCTTCAAGAATTTGACCACACACCAAAGCCTCGAAAGAAAAAATCAAAAAGGAAGAGACATCCTTCAAAACACCAACTTGAGCCTGATGGAGACGTGTTTG CGGAAGAAAAATATCATCTAAGAAATTCATTATATACAGCATGTAAAGTTGGGGATGTGGAGTTGTTAAAAAACCTGCTTGCCGTGTTCAAAGTGATGTCGGGAAACAAAGATGGTGATGACGTAACCAGTGTCAGTGGAAATAGAGAACCAGACATTATTAACAGTGAAGTCTTGGAACAGAACAGCAATGTAGAGGAACATCATGGAGGTAACAGTAACAAGAATTCTGTTGACAACTGTGAAAACGTAAGTCATGATATGAATCAGATGAAATCGGCTGATCTCGTTGAAAATGCTTCATCCACTGATACCTGTGATAAAATACCCAGCGACAGTGTTAATTCAGTAGACTTCACACATGATAACACATCAGTTAACTGTCCACAATCTTTGGTGCCTGAAGTGTGTGTTAAAAACACTGAAAATGAGGATGCGACCGACTTGAAACAAGCACCAGAAGAGGGTAACCAGTCTATTCCAAATACTGTACCAGTTATACAGGAAAAAGATCCAAGTTGTGACACTTACGTTCCCAGTGGGAAAAGTAATTCATCCTTAAAGAAGCCAAGTCTTCTTTCCTCTTCTCCTTCAAGACAAAAATCGGAAGGGACTCGTCTATCAGAGTTATCTCCCCTGATGGCTGCCGACATTTTAAATGAGCCGTTTGGTGACAATGAAACCACGCTGCTGCATGTGTCGTCCAGATGTGGTCATTCTGCTCTGATCAGTTTGCTGCTCAATGCAGGAGCTGATCCATCCGTCAG GGAAAAGTCGGGAAAAGTACCATATTTCATTGCATCAACAAAGGAAACGAGGAATGAATTCCGAAGATTTATGGCGAGCCATCCAGATAAATATGACTATGTCAAAGCACAG GTTCCATGTCCACTGACTGCAGATATGGAAGCAGAAAGGAAGCAGAAAGatttggaaaagaaaaaaattctaaaaaagaTAAAGAATGAGAAAATGAAG